Proteins from a genomic interval of Micromonospora sp. NBC_00389:
- a CDS encoding GH1 family beta-glucosidase: MPDLSKLPPDFLWGVATAAYQIEGAVDVDGRAPSIWDTFSATPGNVDNGDTGAVACDHYHRWPEDLALLRRLGVDAYRFSVAWPRVMPDGVGAVNPAGLDFYDRLVDTLLADGIRPFVTLYHWDLPQALQDRGGWPQRSTAEAFADYAAVVAARLGDRVTDWNTVNEPLCVSWIGHLEGRMAPGERDLTRAVHASHHVLLGHGLATQAVRANAARPASVGLVLNLSPIEPATDRPEDVAAARRVDGHVNRWWLDPIHGRGYPSDMIATYGVEPPVRGDDLAVIATPTDFLGVNYYFRQVVADDPTGPPPYARQLPVPGSVETAMGWEMYPTGLERLLVEVNEEYRPGRIIVTESGSAWPDEVTAEGAVEDKERTDHLEQHLAACASAVAQGVPLDGYFVWSLLDNFEWAYGYDKRFGLVHVDYATQRRTVKASGLRYAELIRAHQRVAGATGTATPAA, translated from the coding sequence GTGCCGGATTTGTCCAAGCTGCCGCCCGACTTTCTCTGGGGTGTCGCCACGGCGGCGTACCAGATCGAGGGGGCCGTCGACGTCGACGGCCGGGCGCCGTCCATCTGGGACACCTTCTCGGCGACCCCCGGCAACGTCGACAACGGCGACACCGGCGCGGTGGCCTGCGACCACTACCACCGGTGGCCGGAGGATCTGGCGCTGCTGCGTCGGCTCGGCGTCGACGCGTACCGGTTCTCGGTGGCCTGGCCCCGGGTGATGCCCGACGGCGTCGGCGCGGTCAACCCCGCCGGGTTGGACTTCTACGACCGGCTGGTCGACACGCTGCTCGCCGACGGGATCCGGCCGTTCGTCACGCTCTACCACTGGGACCTGCCGCAGGCGCTGCAGGACCGGGGCGGCTGGCCGCAGCGCTCCACCGCCGAGGCGTTCGCCGACTACGCGGCGGTGGTCGCCGCCCGCCTCGGCGACCGGGTGACCGACTGGAACACCGTCAACGAGCCGCTCTGCGTGTCCTGGATCGGGCACCTGGAGGGGCGGATGGCCCCGGGCGAGCGGGACCTGACCCGCGCGGTGCACGCGTCACACCACGTGCTGCTCGGGCACGGCCTGGCCACCCAGGCGGTACGCGCCAACGCCGCCCGGCCGGCCTCGGTGGGGCTGGTGCTCAACCTCAGCCCGATCGAGCCGGCGACCGACCGGCCCGAGGACGTCGCGGCGGCCCGGCGCGTCGACGGGCACGTCAACCGCTGGTGGCTGGACCCGATCCACGGGCGCGGCTACCCCTCCGACATGATCGCCACGTACGGAGTCGAGCCGCCGGTGCGCGGCGACGATCTGGCGGTGATCGCCACACCCACCGACTTCCTCGGGGTGAACTACTACTTCCGCCAGGTGGTGGCCGACGACCCGACCGGGCCGCCGCCGTACGCCCGGCAACTGCCGGTGCCCGGCTCGGTGGAGACCGCGATGGGCTGGGAGATGTACCCGACGGGGCTGGAGCGACTGCTGGTCGAGGTGAACGAGGAGTACCGGCCGGGCCGGATCATCGTCACCGAGAGCGGCTCGGCATGGCCGGATGAGGTCACGGCCGAAGGCGCGGTGGAGGACAAGGAGCGCACCGACCACCTGGAGCAGCACCTGGCGGCGTGCGCCTCGGCGGTGGCCCAGGGCGTACCGCTGGACGGCTACTTCGTCTGGTCGCTGCTGGACAACTTCGAGTGGGCGTACGGCTATGACAAGCGCTTCGGGTTGGTGCACGTGGACTACGCCACCCAGCGCCGGACGGTGAAGGCGAGCGGCCTGCGCTACGCCGAGCTGATCCGCGCCCACCAGCGCGTCGCCGGTGCGACCGGGACCGCCACACCGGCGGCCTGA
- a CDS encoding carbohydrate ABC transporter permease has product MRETAGERWGRRIVLTLLTLFVVIPLYVMVTSAAKPLQDVQNGFTWWPSRPTLQPFIDMWSTVPLARYLVNSLVVSSIAAICSVAVAIFAAFAVSRYRFRGRGVFSVTVLSTQMFPGILFLLPLFLIYVNLGNATGIELYASRTGLIITYLTFSLPFSIWMLVGYFDSIPRGLDEAAQVDGAGPLRILFQVILPAAVPGVVAVTVYAFMTAWGEVLFASVMTDEGSRTLAVGLQGYSTQFNVYWNQVMAASLVVSIPVVAGFLALQRYFVAGLTAGAVK; this is encoded by the coding sequence ATGCGTGAGACCGCCGGTGAGCGCTGGGGTCGGCGCATCGTGCTGACCCTGCTCACCCTCTTCGTCGTCATCCCGCTCTACGTGATGGTCACCTCCGCGGCGAAGCCGCTGCAGGACGTGCAGAACGGCTTCACCTGGTGGCCCAGCCGGCCCACCCTGCAACCGTTCATCGACATGTGGAGCACCGTGCCGCTGGCCCGCTACCTGGTGAACAGCCTGGTGGTGTCGAGCATCGCGGCGATCTGCTCGGTGGCGGTGGCGATCTTCGCCGCGTTCGCGGTCAGCCGGTACCGGTTCCGCGGCCGGGGAGTCTTCTCGGTGACGGTGCTGTCCACCCAGATGTTCCCCGGCATCCTGTTCCTGCTGCCGCTCTTCCTCATCTACGTCAACCTGGGCAACGCCACCGGCATCGAGCTGTACGCCAGCCGCACCGGCCTGATCATCACCTACCTGACCTTCTCGCTGCCGTTCTCGATCTGGATGCTGGTCGGCTACTTCGACTCGATCCCCCGCGGGCTGGACGAGGCGGCGCAGGTCGACGGGGCCGGGCCGCTGCGCATCCTGTTCCAGGTCATCCTCCCGGCCGCCGTGCCGGGCGTGGTCGCGGTCACCGTGTACGCGTTCATGACCGCCTGGGGTGAGGTGCTCTTCGCCTCGGTGATGACCGATGAGGGCAGCCGCACGCTGGCCGTCGGCCTGCAGGGCTACTCCACCCAGTTCAACGTCTACTGGAACCAGGTGATGGCCGCCTCGCTGGTGGTCAGCATTCCGGTCGTCGCCGGCTTCCTCGCCCTCCAGCGCTACTTCGTCGCCGGCCTCACCGCCGGCGCGGTCAAGTGA
- a CDS encoding carbohydrate ABC transporter permease, whose product MATSTTAPDADQREPRAGAPARGPARRPRGPRRSLLPYLLLAPAVVLELAIHVIPMVVGVWMSLLELTQFHIRNWSTAPFIGLENYRATLDVNSAAGKELLHSFWVTLVYSLLSVGFAWLLGISAAVVLQRPFRGRAILRALFLTPYALPVYTAVITWSFLLQRDTGLVNHVLVDQLGLLDDRPFWLIGDNSFWSLLVVSVWRNWPFAFLCLMAGLQNVPGELYEAAAIDGAGFWRRLRSVTLPMLRPVNLVLLLVLFLWTFNDFNTPYVLFGGSAPEQADLISIHIYRSSFKTWDFGSGSAMSVALLLFLLVVSAAYLLITNRRRDDHA is encoded by the coding sequence ATGGCAACCAGCACCACCGCGCCGGACGCCGACCAGCGCGAACCCCGGGCCGGGGCGCCGGCCCGGGGGCCGGCCCGCCGGCCCCGCGGCCCCCGCCGCTCACTCCTGCCGTACCTGCTGCTCGCCCCGGCCGTCGTGCTGGAACTCGCCATCCACGTGATCCCGATGGTGGTCGGGGTCTGGATGAGCCTGCTGGAGCTGACCCAGTTCCACATCCGCAACTGGTCCACCGCACCCTTCATTGGGCTGGAGAACTACCGGGCGACGCTCGATGTGAACAGCGCCGCCGGCAAGGAACTGCTGCACTCGTTCTGGGTCACGCTGGTCTACAGCCTGCTCTCGGTCGGGTTCGCCTGGCTGCTCGGCATCTCGGCGGCGGTGGTGCTGCAACGGCCGTTCCGGGGGCGGGCCATCCTGCGGGCGCTGTTCCTCACCCCGTACGCGCTGCCGGTCTACACCGCCGTGATCACCTGGAGCTTCCTGCTGCAGCGCGACACCGGCCTGGTCAACCACGTGCTGGTCGACCAGCTCGGGCTCCTCGACGACCGGCCGTTCTGGTTGATCGGCGACAACAGCTTCTGGTCGCTGCTCGTGGTGTCGGTCTGGCGCAACTGGCCGTTCGCGTTCCTCTGCCTGATGGCCGGCCTGCAGAACGTCCCCGGCGAGCTGTACGAGGCCGCCGCCATCGACGGCGCCGGGTTCTGGCGCCGGCTGCGCTCGGTCACCCTGCCCATGCTGCGGCCGGTGAACCTGGTGCTGCTGCTGGTGCTGTTCCTGTGGACCTTCAACGACTTCAACACCCCGTACGTGCTCTTCGGCGGCTCCGCGCCGGAACAGGCCGACCTGATCTCCATCCACATCTACCGCAGCTCCTTCAAGACCTGGGACTTCGGGTCCGGCTCGGCGATGTCGGTGGCACTGCTGCTGTTCCTGCTGGTCGTCTCGGCCGCGTACCTGCTGATCACCAACCGCCGGAGGGACGACCATGCGTGA